The sequence cggcagcggcgcccaaaatacttgatgtgcgtagaggtgtatacgaaatagcttatattttactaggaaatactattaaatacgatacaattttacacaagttatttatttatttatatagtggatatacctaaaccttgctacaacacttataggcagtgtacctaatcatacagtagtgtagtttttagtaagtccggttcgttccacagggagctagccaagtttaacgctatatttttaaaactaaatttgtatataaatatatatataaatataagtagtattattattattataaaagggggattttaccgtttaatgaccggtttgtcgattttaaaactttagtcgcagttaaaacctaatgtaaaatattaaaaataaaacttaatttaaagcgtaaagtaaaatgacaataattaaagtgcgataaataaaagtgcgataaataaaatgacaataaataaaattgcgataattataaagtacgataattaaaagtgcaattaaataaaatgacagtaaataaaagtgcgatgaaatatgaaataaaggaattatgcttatttaaacttccgtaatcatgatgttcgacgtattgattttagtttattaccatgggttaattgtcctttgtcctggattattcaatatgtccatctggtttttgtccaaaacagtccatcagtcataaatataaagtgcgagtgtcctcgtcaaattattcttatatccgaagtcaaatattccaaataattgggaacttaaactataattacaccaattttccttgtatgtaattcacccctgttttaataagtccattgactattaatccattctcgtgtccggttaaatgaatgattattagtacttataaatatcccgcacatcgtgttcgatcgagtgtatatggttatttataggtacatccaattgtaaatctttatattaaattaatgaactatcattcaattaaacaaatataaagctcattaatagcccatagtctaatttccacaagtgtcgttcttttgtccaaaccccaattatggtacaaagcccaataaccccgtctttaatattttagcccaacatcatgattacttcgatttaaataagcataataataacttagctacgagacattaatttaaaaaggatgaacataacttacaatgattaataatagcgtagcattacacggacagaatttcgacttacacacttacaacattcgctaacatacccttattattattaaattaaaattaaaattataatatatatatatatatacatatatatatatatatatatatatatatatatatatatatatatatatatatatatatatatatattacgtgagagatagagagattgaattaggtgtagatattcggccgaaaactgcgaaatatataggatgtcagctgatattgttcaccatgcgaccgcatggattttgcacttccaggctatgtgatcgcatgggatgcttttccagctcacaaagatttgttttcttgtttgccgacggttttatatataatataatatatatatatataattttaagaattaattatatattatattatattcatgtgcatagttgacttgtaatttttagtccgttgcgtcgagcgttgggagttgactctggtcccggttccggattttcgaacgtccttgcgtacaatttaatatcttgtattttgcgttttgcggctcgtactcttgtaacttttagacgtttctcatcaataatttgaaccactttgattgtactttgtactttttagctttttggtcgtttgcgtcttcaaatcgccgaatctgtcttttgtcttcaccttttattatttaaacgaatatcacttgtaaatagaacaattgcaactaaaagcttgtctttcttgaggataatgctatgaaatatatgttcgtttttagcattatcaataataaacaatgggttaacaacatttaaaaagatcgttaacttaaaggtttcaaaacaacactaacatgtaacgactaacgatgacttaacgactcagttaaaatgtatatacacgtagtgttttaatatatattcatacacttttgaaagacttcaagagacttctcaaaatacttctatttaacaaaaatgcttacaattacatcctcattcattttcatcaacaattctactcgtatgcactcgtatttgtactcgtacaatacacagcttctaaatgtatctactattggtatatacactccaatgatcagctcttagcagcccatgtgagtcacctaaccatgtgaaaactatcatttaacatctagcatgaaatatctcacaaaattataaactaatggagcctatatggaacccCTAAAATCACGTGAACTAGAGGactcacaaacacatttccatttcaattttcttgaatcaaattactctctctcaagtgttcttacattgttctaagtgttcttcatcatcttcatcaaaatctagctcaatctagttcataaatccatacataaaccaagttacaaaacaactactcaagaacacaccaacaacacttccaagtttgctagcttactttcaatcttgcaaatccattttgagtgatcatccaacctcaagaaatccttcttatttacagtaagatatctttctaatacaagttaatactcatattcaaactttaattcaatttctataactataacaatcttatttcgagtggaaatcttacttgaacttgttttcgtgtcatgattctacttcaagaactttcaagccatccaaggatcctttgaagctagatctatttttctcatttccagtaggtttatccacaaaacctaaggtagtaatgatgttcataacatcattcgattcatatatataaaactacctttttcgaaggtttaaacttgtaatcactagaacatagtttagttaattctaaatttgttcgcaaacaaaagttaatccttctaacttgaattttaaaatcaactaaacatatgttctatatctatatgatatgctaacttaatgatttaaaacctgaaaacacgaaaaataccgtaaaaccggatatacgccgtcgtagtaacaccgcgggttgttttgggttagttaattaaaaactatgataaactttgatttaaaagttgttcttctgggaaaatgatttttcttatgaatatgaaactatatccaaaaatcatggttaaactcaaagtggaagtatgtttttcaaaatggtcatctagacgtcgttctttctactgaaatgactacctttacaaaaacgacttgtaacctgtattttcgactataaacttatattttttctgtttagattcataaacttaagttcaatatgaaaccatagcaacttgaatcactcaaaacggatttaaaacgaagaagttatgggtaaaacaaaattggataattttgcttgttgtagctacgtgaaaattggtaacaaatctatattaatcatatcctagctaactcatattgtattatacatgtattctaatacattatgtaatcttgggataccatagacacgtatgcaaatgttttgacatatcatatcgacccatgtatatatattatttggaacaaccatagacactctatatgcagtaatgtttgagttagttatacatggttgaggttgatttcaaaaatatatatatactttgagttgtgatctagcctgagacgtgtatacactgagttgtggattgattcaagataatatatattgatttatttctgtacatctaactgtggacaactagttgtcggttactaacgaggacagctgacttaataaacttaaaacattaaaacgtattaaaaatgttataaatatattttgaacatactttgatatatatgtacatatttgttataggttcgtgaatcgaccagtggccaagtcttacttcccgacgaagtaaaaatctgtgaaagtgagttatagttccacttttaaaatctaatatttttgggatgagaatacatgcagttttataaatgttttacaaaatagacacaagtacgtgaaactacattttatggttgaatgatcgaaatcgaatatgccctttttagcttggtagcctaagaattagggaactggcccctaattgacgcgaatcctaaaggtagatctacgggaactaacaacccccattctggaatttggattgctttagtacttcgagtttatcatgtccgatgggtgtcccggaatgatggagatattctatatgcatcttgttaatgtcggttaccaggtgttcaccatataaatgatttttatacagattgtatattattgaaagatgaaatcttgtggtctattattattacgatttgatatatataggttatacctataactcaccaacatttttgttgacgtttaaagcatgtttattctcaggtgattattaagagctttcgctgttgcatgataaaatatggacaagatttggtgtcagcatgtttgtataatattgtttaaaactgcattcgagatttactttgttgtaacatattaatattgtaaaccaatatgtattggtagtgtataagtgtgatatttttagattatcatttctggataatctaggtggtgtccttttaaccttgtcgataaaataaaggttatagtttgttttaaaaacgaatgcagtatttgaaaaacgtctcatatagaggtcaaaacctcgcaacgaaatcaattaatatgaaacgtttataatcaatatgaacgggacatttcatacgggTCATAATGAGTTTACTtacattattatcaatataaagtgtAACGGGCAGTGCTGGTATGATCATAAGCACAGGTTTGTGAGGTTAGACGGATTTGACTTCTAAAAGTCAAATGGAGAAGTCAAAGGCCAGTTTGACTCAACATTCTTACTCCTAAGTTTTTTGAAAATAACTTATCTGATTTAGGAGTAAATATGTACAGTAATATTTACTGTTATAATCACAAGTGGAAGCGTATCAATTAGTATGAAAATAGATATAGTTTGCAAAACATTCACTTGCAGTGATCTAATTGACTTAACATGCTTAACAAGTTTTTTGTGTGTAGCATTGTCATATACTTCAAAAAAACTACAACGGGTTTCAACCTGTAAGAGGAGAGAGGAGATACCCTGTATATGAAAAATATGATCCAAAAAGTTTGTTCAGGTATTTTTTATGTTTGATTTACAACTAACATGTGATTTAAATGTGATTGAAGTGATATGTTTTTTGTTTATTATTAAGCCAATGGTTGGATTTCAAATCGATGCATACTGATAAATTATGTTGTTTGCCACTTTGGTCCACCTAGGTTAGCTGCTAATCTACTAAATTATTCACTAACGATCTAAATTATGGGCTAAAACTTTTTATGTCACTTGTTATAAATTTGGTTACTGCTAAACTTTGATGATATCTGATGTTTCGTTATTCAATTAATGAATGTGTTCTTTAActtgattttagttgtttcattttGTTTACTGATCAAATGGTGTTAATTTGATAGTTGTGAAAAACTTACTTAAAACAAAGGAACCATCTTCTTCAATGCCTATTAATGTTCTCTTAAATCGTATTTTTCAATGATTCTTTATCTCAACGTTTTCCAAATGACGTGTTTCCGTAAAAAAAGTGTAGCTTTGGATAGTTTTTAAGCAGATTTTGTGTAGTTTTTTGGGAGGATTTTGGCAATTTTTTGGGTCATTGGGGCTATTTCTAAGCTATTTTGCCATTGTTATTATGTTGTATTTTTTACTTATGCTTATGTATTTAAGCCTTTTTTCAGATTTTAATAGTGAAGTTGGTTTATTACAATTACTGTTGCAAAATTTCCGCCCCCAGTGTTACGGATTCTTGGATCCGCCACTGCTTATAATTGTCACTTTATGATCATTTCAATAGTCTTAAATTCACGTGCTTATGCTATCACATTGGTTTTTAGTCACATAAGTAGATTTTAGTTATGCCTCGATTTGCTTTCATGTTTTTAAATTATTGCTATTGCAATTAACTtcaaaatatttatctattttttCAGCTGCGATTGAAGAATATGTTCAAGTTCAAATGCTACAATCATACCAACGAAACATTAAATGCAACATGTGGGAATAAGCGAAGTTGCGGGACCTACAACCAAAAATGTTGAAGGATACATAATTTTCATTCCTATGGTTTTGGTTTCATTGTAGGTAGAATGGAAAGGAAGAGAGCTAAATGCGCAGCGAGTTCCATTCTACATTTTATAGTTTTGATTTTATTTTTTGTTTGCATTCTACTTATTTTACATCTAATATTTCGTTTAACTACATTATTGGTCTTCATTTGTTTATTTATACATCATTTGTGGTTAATTTTTACATGAACTGACACAAATTTGATCCTTTAAAAAATTTGTTACAGAAACCCGCTATtccgcgggtcttaagctagtttcTTTTCATAAAAAAAACTCAAGAGTCCCTTTTTTCACTCTCTGATCTCTAGATAACTTAGAAATTGAATTCCGTTTACCCGATTTATTCACAACTTTTTTCTAACAGAATATTGTGTTGCTTGGGTTTCACTATTCCGTATTTGCATACAGTACCACACGAGTTTCAAAGTTTCAAGGATTAATATTGAGCCGATGGGTACAAATAATGAAGACATTCAACTAAAATCAaataggcaaaaaaaaaaaaaaatacaaaatactctACAAGAAATTAAGAACCCCTAGGAAAAAGcctaatagatttttaattagttcaaACTTTATTATATGTGGATTTATCATATCATGATCGATCATCGTCATGTCCCTTATTCTTCTTTTATTTCAACATTTTGATTTTGACATGTTTATTATACATACATAGATAGATAGATAATTTCACACGGTATAATAGTACGAGTAATATTATTAGACGTACAATGATGCATCTCTCATAAATCACGCCTTTCTGTAAACCGCACAATGACACGAAAGCTCTTTCTCGCCATCCTCGATCACTGGCTCGAAATTCATCCAAACGCCTCCATCTCTTGATGTGTCGAAAACATGAACTTCAGACCTAAACTTTGACGTTTCACCGTTCATTTTATAACCAGCTAGAAAGTACAAACGTGTCTCGATTGGTGCAATTGTAAGGTACATTTGTTCCATTAGTGGCCGCTTCGGCGATGTAAAATCGAGCATGGAAGTTGGCGACGACAAAGATGAGCCATCGACAGCGTTCCACATATTAAGTTCTCGGTCGAAATTCTCAATATACCCTTTCCATTTTATGTAACAATCGCCGCAACTGAAAAGTTGTCCTCCTGCAACAACTATTTGATTAGGCGGGACATCGAGGTCCCACATACGCGGTAGAAAATCCCATTTATTGTTGATTGTATCATAAACTTCAGCTGAACTATTTGTCATACTAAATGGTCCTTGAATATCATTAGTTTCATATTCAGTAAAGCCTCCGACGACATAAATCCGTTGTTGCCAAGTGACACCAACACATTTATATCGCAACGTGCTCATTTTGGGTAGTAATTCCCACTCATCAAGAGCCGGGTCATAGACTTCAGACGATGAAACGCCTTTCACACTATCAGTTTTAAATTTTCCACCAGCGATATAAATCTTGTTTCCACTAACTGTACACGCGAAATCATAACGTGCAATATTAAGTGGCGCACATTTATTCCACGTGTCATTTGTGATATTATAACATCGTACGGATTGTAAAACTTCTACGTCAATTTGGCATCCGTCATTAGAATCATGATCACCTTCAAGTGTCACGTTATGACAAAGGAGACCGCCTATGATATAAATGTAGTCATTCATAATGACCATTGAGAAGCCTTTTAAAACATGGTTTTCGAGTAATCCTGGTATTGATGTAACTCGATGCCAGTTATTGGATAAAGGGTTGTAGCACTCGATCCAGTTTGATATGTTAGTCGTTTCAGTTGAAGGACTTTTGGCTGAAAACGAGGCGTAAACACAATATTGGGGTGAATCTTCATCTTGTCGTGATAATGAAGCTAAGGAGCTCATGGAACTTTTGAAGTGAATGGGGGGAGAGGTTGTGTATCAATTAGGAAACTTATGAAGATTGTAGAGTTTTGATAACTTTGCTTTGATAGACTTATATAGAAACCAATCAAGTGTAAATAAACTGAACGACCAATTCTATGCTTTGATATTTTGTTTTCTAATATTTGTAGCTACTATTCTCATTTTTGGACGTCTTACAATAAGAGCATTTTAGAATTTTAAGAGTGGTAATTTCAATCAAATTACCTACTATTTACATGAATGGACAAAATAACATATTTGGATTAGATTATGGCGGGAGTTGCTACCTATGCGATTTTCTTGTTTATTTTGATTGATATCTTTCTATGTTTTAGGGTAGAAACTAAGAATATTAATTGGCTTATGTTGCAATGTACTTGTGAAATACGAGGTAACGTTGAATGGTCAAAACATTGTTTTTGTGGTTTGACCAACTTGTAACTTTCCTTGTAGATTTCTTTTTTCTTCTTGGAGATAGTTACCAATCAGTTTATCGTCCTCTAAGAGTCTAAGGCTCTAATTAAAGGTTGAAGTAATCTATAATAATTTAGTGAAGTGGTAGTCAGAGTGGTGATTTTGACTTTCTCACTAATTACAAAAGAAGGTCCATAGTTTGAATTTGTGGAACATAAAAAGAACTCTCATGTTCATGGAGTTTCATCATGCACAAGTTGTCGCCTCGAAAATTAGTCGTCTCGTAAAATCAATCGGAAACTTGATCTCGAAAAGGGAAAAATAAAACTAagtgttttaggttagttaataaCAACACTCTCATCGctagtgtgttttttttttttttttttttttttttttttttttttttttttttgtgtgttatTCGAATAACACAAATGACACGTTCCTTATTATTTTGATGTTATTTTTTGTAGAATTAAAACGGGAGAAGATGGAGACGCAAAAGTAGTGGTGTTGATTACTTTTTTTTTTGCGcgtataatatatgtattatcgaAAACTAGTGTGATTCTCAAAAAAGTCAAGTCGTTCAATTATCACATGAAATTCGGTCTTTCTAATGAATTGTAGGCATTGTAATAAGCTTTAAAGTCCATCCTATAGTCTTCCATTTATCAGTTAGGAGTGGCCTTGTGAATTATATACGGAGTAACAAGTTTTTGCTAATAAAGGATTAAGATTAGAATTGAAACATTTTTACCTAGATAAAGGTAGAAACTCATACGTACTTGACTAGGTATTCGCTAATAAAGGAATTAATATGTCATTGCTCGATTTGAACACATTTTAAAATCTTTTTGATTGATAATAACAATGAAATTGAAAAATTGTTTAGGCGTTATATTATGAAAACTTGGCACGAACTTTAGGTGGGAAATAAGATATTAAAGTCAACCTTTTTATCAACGAACAACAAAGTCAAACTTTGGTTGTATCTATGTGTCGATGAAAATGTAATGATAATTAAAAGCACACGTAGCAATTCTCAAATCCTCAAAACTTAAAGGACTATTTTTGTAATATCTATAAAAGCATCCAATTTCTTAACCCAACCGCAAAAAGCCCAAAACTTCATAAGATCATACAACAATGGCTTTCGTGAAGAATTATGTTTTCTCAACTACCAAATTACATCCACCAACAAAACTTAATTCATCTTCAATCACCATTTCTTATTCCTCATCTAGTTTCTTAAATATATCAAGAAAGAATAAAAAGTTATACCCTTTAATCAAATTTAGTGTCTCAAATATCAAACAAGATGAACAAACTGGAAGTAAATTGGAGGGTGCAGATAAGGAATTTGTGGTTAAAAGTGATCCTGAAGAAATTGATGATGGGTTTGTGAGTAAAGCAATTAATGCTTCAATTGTGCTTGGTTTTGGTACTCTCGCTGTCACTAGGTTGCTCACCATTGATCATGAGTATTGGCATGTAAGTTTTTATCTACCATTTAGTTCATTTGTGCTTTGTTAGATTAAGTGTATTGTAATTAGTAGTTGCTTCTGGTGTCTCTAAATTTATGAAATTTTCGAACTTTTTTGCTTTTTTACTTTAGTTTCATATGGGTTGTTTAGGCATTGCAACTTGCTAACAATTAGGGTTTTTCAGATTTTGGTTTTGAGAATTTAAagtgataattatattatttagaAGTCAAATGTACATAGTTAAGTATCTTAGAATCAATGAAAATAGTTGGAACTGAATTTATAGACCCAAAAGAGGATCAAGTGCACCAGGGGTGCTCAAATGGCTAGTCTTTATTCCTTGTTATTGCTTTTTTATAGTATTCATTTATTTGAATCGATATGTTTCTTCAACGAGCCCTGATTGATCTGAATCACTGAGAAGTATGAACATTTTTGTAGAAGTTACTTAGATATAAACCGTTGATGTTAGCTGGTGTACCAATTGTTTATACACTTATGCAAACAGGGATGGACTCTTTATGAGATACTTAGATATGCTCCCGAGCACAACTGGATTGCGTATGAAGAAGCTCTTAAAGAAAATCCGGTATTGGCTAAGATGGCGATTAGTGGGATAGTTTACTCTTTGGGTGATTGGATTGCACAAGCAAGTTCTTTACATTCTTTTTGctacaaagtttttttttttttttttttaatttattattctGTTTGAGTTGTTTATAGATGAGTTTTGCAGTGTTATGAAGGGAAGCCGTTATTCGAGTTTGATAGGACTCGCTTGTTTCGATCAGGCCTTGTTGGATTCACTCTCCATGGATCCCTTTCTCATTATTATTACCAATTATGTGAGGTAATACTAATACCCATGATTTTTACACCTTTTTATTGTTTTACTTTTAAAATTCGGTTACCCACCCTAAAGACGGACGTATATAGACTAAAAAACATCATTGTGCTGGTTTAGTTATCTGTCATGGATTTAGAGGTGGCAATTTGACCCATTTACCTATAAATGGGTCGGTGCAGTTTATCTCTTGACTCAtgctaaataaaaaataaaactgtTTAAGGAAACAGGTCCAAATGGTTGAATTTTACTCAAAGTCTATTAAGTCATTTTTACAAAAAGCTTGGAGCATTCTTGAAGTGCTAAAGTTTTTGATAAGATTGTGGTCtctgtttaataattaaaattttgaACAAAAAGTGTTTTAGGTTAACCAACTTGTTCCGACATGTTTTGACCCGAACCCTGTTGACCCATTTCCCTAGTTGTCTGTCTACCTATTTCGCCACTCTTAGTCATCATGGATACAATCCATTTACGTGTACCGTCTAGCTTTGATATTTCCAGTACGTCAGAATCATTACTTGTAGAGCATATTATTTTTAGAATATTGCCGTTTTAGCATATTCTCGTGGCTAAATGATTTTCTATTTTATGTGTAGGCTCTTATTCCTTCAAAAGATTGGTGGGTAGTACCTGCGAAAATTGCGTTTGATCAGACAGTATGGTCAGCAGTGTGGAACAGCATCTATTTTGTGTTTCTGGGTTTACTCCGCTTCGAGCCCCCGGAGAATATCTTAAATGAACTGAAGACAACGTTCGTGCCGTTGTTGACGGTAAGATCCTATTGTCAGGAGATATCATATGAATATTGTAACGCACTATCATTTAGAATGTTTTAACTTTTGTTTGATTGATATTTTATTGAATTTAATACTTAGGCTGGTTGGAAGTTATGGCCATTTGCGCACTTAATAACCTACGGTTTGATTCCTGTTGAGCAAAGACTTCTTTGGGTGGACTGTGTGGAACTCGTCTGGGTCACAATACTCTCTACGTAAGTATATATATCCTTACGAAAGTTGAACCAACTTCGACTTTGCATTGTTCAGATACGATCATAGAGCGTCTTCTAACTTTCCTGTTTTTCAGGTACTCGAATGAGAAATCAGAAGCACGGATTTTAGATACGCCATCGGAAGTAGACCCGACAAAGAAACATTGATGATTATTAGTCTATATAA comes from Rutidosis leptorrhynchoides isolate AG116_Rl617_1_P2 chromosome 4, CSIRO_AGI_Rlap_v1, whole genome shotgun sequence and encodes:
- the LOC139842596 gene encoding F-box/kelch-repeat protein At1g16250-like produces the protein MSSLASLSRQDEDSPQYCVYASFSAKSPSTETTNISNWIECYNPLSNNWHRVTSIPGLLENHVLKGFSMVIMNDYIYIIGGLLCHNVTLEGDHDSNDGCQIDVEVLQSVRCYNITNDTWNKCAPLNIARYDFACTVSGNKIYIAGGKFKTDSVKGVSSSEVYDPALDEWELLPKMSTLRYKCVGVTWQQRIYVVGGFTEYETNDIQGPFSMTNSSAEVYDTINNKWDFLPRMWDLDVPPNQIVVAGGQLFSCGDCYIKWKGYIENFDRELNMWNAVDGSSLSSPTSMLDFTSPKRPLMEQMYLTIAPIETRLYFLAGYKMNGETSKFRSEVHVFDTSRDGGVWMNFEPVIEDGEKELSCHCAVYRKA
- the LOC139845053 gene encoding protein SYM1-like, whose protein sequence is MAFVKNYVFSTTKLHPPTKLNSSSITISYSSSSFLNISRKNKKLYPLIKFSVSNIKQDEQTGSKLEGADKEFVVKSDPEEIDDGFVSKAINASIVLGFGTLAVTRLLTIDHEYWHGWTLYEILRYAPEHNWIAYEEALKENPVLAKMAISGIVYSLGDWIAQCYEGKPLFEFDRTRLFRSGLVGFTLHGSLSHYYYQLCEALIPSKDWWVVPAKIAFDQTVWSAVWNSIYFVFLGLLRFEPPENILNELKTTFVPLLTAGWKLWPFAHLITYGLIPVEQRLLWVDCVELVWVTILSTYSNEKSEARILDTPSEVDPTKKH